A genomic segment from Glycine soja cultivar W05 chromosome 18, ASM419377v2, whole genome shotgun sequence encodes:
- the LOC114395571 gene encoding E3 ubiquitin-protein ligase AIRP2-like isoform X2 has protein sequence MGFGLKRRKKRGEGEGKMRKSFKDSLKALEADIQFANTLASEYPSAGACFQMRLSYSPAAQFFLFLVKWTDCHLAGALGLLRILIYKAYEDGKTTISIYERKASLKEFYGVVFPSLLQLHRGITDVDDRKQKHLCATKYKHKDLTSKGKLPEIDMEREEECGICLEMNSMVVLPNCNHSMCMKCYEDWVDVGHTHCNPTSWQIIVVLSKANMKSGSLV, from the exons ATGGGGTTTGGCCTGAAAAGGAGGAAGAAgagaggagaaggagaaggaaagaTGCGCAAGTCTTTCAAGGATTCACTCAAAGCTCTTGAAGCTGACATCCAGTTTGCCAACACAct AGCTTCTGAGTATCCAAGTGCTGGTGCTTGCTTCCAAATGAGATTGTCCTACAGCCCAGCTGCTCAATTCTTCCTTTTTCTGGTTAAGTGGACTGACTGTCACCTTGCTGGAGCTTTAGGATTGCTCAGAATTCTTATATACAAG GCATATGAAGATGGGAAGACAACCATATCCATTTATGAAAGAAAAGCCAGTCTGAAGGAATTCTATG GTGTGGTGTTTCCCTCTTTATTGCAACTTCACAGAGGAATCACTGATGTTGATGACCGGAAACAAAAACATCTATGTGCTACTAAGTATAAGCATAAAGATTTGACAAGCAAAGGAAAGCTTCCTGAGATTGACATGGAGAGAGAAGAAGAGTGTGGTATTTGCTTGGAGATGAATAGCATGGTTGTATTGCCCAACTGCAATCATTCAATGTGTATGAAATGCTATGAAGACTG GGTTGATGTGGGTCATACTCATTGCAATCCGACGAGTTGGCAAATTATTGTGGTTCTATCTAAAGCTAACATGAAATCTGGAAGCCTTGTCTAA
- the LOC114396478 gene encoding protein yippee-like, translating to MGRLFLINLEGDFYSCKHCRTHFALEDDVISRSFICRHGMAHLFDKVVNVTFGEKEERMMLSGLKTVVDIFCVACGSILGWRYEVVHEQNQKYKEGKFILEMFKVLGPADNLFLAVQEALAAGSDADD from the exons ATGGGAAGGCTTTTCTTGATCAATCTTGAAGGAGACTTCTATAGCTGCAAACACTGCCGAACACATTTTGCTCTTGAGGATGATGTCATTTCCAgg TCTTTCATTTGCAGGCATGGGATGGCTCATCTTTTTGATAAAGT TGTAAATGTCACTTTTGGCGAGAAAGAAGAACGGATGATGCTCTCCGGATTGAAAACTGTCGTTGACATATTCTGCGTTGCATGTGGGTCCATTCTTGGATGGAGATAT gaGGTTGTTCATGAGCAGAATCAGAAGTACAAAGAAGGAAAGTTTATCCTTGAAAT GTTTAAGGTGTTGGGACCTGCTGACAACCTCTTCTTGGCAGTTCAAGAAGCTCTTGCAGCTGGAAGTGATGCTGATGATTGA
- the LOC114395571 gene encoding E3 ubiquitin-protein ligase AIRP2-like isoform X1 has translation MGFGLKRRKKRGEGEGKMRKSFKDSLKALEADIQFANTLASEYPSAGACFQMRLSYSPAAQFFLFLVKWTDCHLAGALGLLRILIYKAYEDGKTTISIYERKASLKEFYGVVFPSLLQLHRGITDVDDRKQKHLCATKYKHKDLTSKGKLPEIDMEREEECGICLEMNSMVVLPNCNHSMCMKCYEDWHARSQSCPFCRDSLKRVNSDDLWICISSSEINDLASINKENLKRLFMYIESLPLTARPHIQHVISSPPVIAN, from the exons ATGGGGTTTGGCCTGAAAAGGAGGAAGAAgagaggagaaggagaaggaaagaTGCGCAAGTCTTTCAAGGATTCACTCAAAGCTCTTGAAGCTGACATCCAGTTTGCCAACACAct AGCTTCTGAGTATCCAAGTGCTGGTGCTTGCTTCCAAATGAGATTGTCCTACAGCCCAGCTGCTCAATTCTTCCTTTTTCTGGTTAAGTGGACTGACTGTCACCTTGCTGGAGCTTTAGGATTGCTCAGAATTCTTATATACAAG GCATATGAAGATGGGAAGACAACCATATCCATTTATGAAAGAAAAGCCAGTCTGAAGGAATTCTATG GTGTGGTGTTTCCCTCTTTATTGCAACTTCACAGAGGAATCACTGATGTTGATGACCGGAAACAAAAACATCTATGTGCTACTAAGTATAAGCATAAAGATTTGACAAGCAAAGGAAAGCTTCCTGAGATTGACATGGAGAGAGAAGAAGAGTGTGGTATTTGCTTGGAGATGAATAGCATGGTTGTATTGCCCAACTGCAATCATTCAATGTGTATGAAATGCTATGAAGACTG GCATGCAAGATCTCAGTCTTGTCCTTTCTGTCGAGACAGTCTCAAAAGAGTGAACTCTGATGACCTTTGGATCTGCATTAGCAGCAGTGAGATTAATGACTTGGCTTCGATCAACAAGGAGAATTTGAAAAGACTATTTATGTACATAGAAAGTTTGCCTCTCACTGCCAGACCCCATATTCAGCATGTCATATCATCACCACCAGTGATTGCCAATTAG
- the LOC114395220 gene encoding mitochondrial inner membrane protease subunit 2-like, whose translation MGTSSFLWNCTKKFITAGIVTVTVTDHFVTVIPVRGGSMSPTFNPKAGSHMGDVFDDYVLVEKFCLRNYKFSHGDVVVFRSPLNHKETHVKRIAALPGEWFGTHHNNDVIQIPLGHCWVEGDNTASSLDSNSFGPIPLALIRGRVTHVVWPPQRIGAVKSTPPQRLSSF comes from the exons ATGGGGACAAGCAGTTTTCTATGGAACTGTACTAAAAAATTCATCACAGCCGGGATCGTCACTGTGACTGTGACTGATCATTTTGTGACAGTTATTCCAGTTCGAGGCGGATCTATGTCTCCCACATTTAATCCTAAAGCTGGTTCTCATATGGGAGATGTTTTTG ATGACTATGTTTTGGTTGAGAAATTTTGCCTTAGGAATTACAAGTTTTCACATGGCGATGTGGTGGTCTTTCG CTCCCCTCTAAATCACAAGGAGACACACGTAAAGAGAATAGCTGCATTACCTGGTGAATGGTTTGGCACTCATCATAACAATGATGTGATTCAGATTCCATTAGGACATTGTTGGGTTGAAGGAGACAACACCGCTTCTAGCTTGGATTCAAATTCATTTGGACCA ATTCCTTTGGCCCTAATTCGGGGAAGGGTTACCCATGTTGTGTGGCCTCCTCAAAGAATAGGAGCTGTCAAGAGTACTCCACCGCAACGATTATCTTCTTTTTAG